One Cupriavidus taiwanensis LMG 19424 DNA segment encodes these proteins:
- a CDS encoding helix-turn-helix transcriptional regulator — MPKPAEIRAAPLVEHRHYRPQPEGHEHGYHQLLFGLAGASELELDGHVYRVDDRTGLVVPAGSHHDYMGHDGNLQLVADFPARSVALPARLMARPRAFALDGAFGSHVRALAARRAAAAARGPQRDWQLAATLAAALADRLGIPADRDVFPLSAVDAYLRANLSAPLRVPELAGHFGWSVRRFQTLFAEAFGDTPHRYQTRLRLDRALQWLSNSALPLAEIALMSGYPDQTTFTRSFTRRFGLPPGAWRAATPG; from the coding sequence ATGCCGAAGCCCGCTGAAATCCGCGCCGCGCCGCTGGTCGAGCACCGGCACTACCGGCCGCAACCGGAGGGCCACGAGCACGGCTACCACCAGCTGCTGTTCGGCCTGGCCGGCGCCAGCGAACTGGAGCTGGACGGGCACGTCTACCGGGTGGACGACCGCACCGGCCTGGTCGTGCCGGCCGGCAGCCATCACGACTACATGGGCCACGACGGCAACCTGCAGCTGGTGGCGGACTTCCCGGCCCGGTCGGTGGCGCTGCCGGCGCGGCTGATGGCGCGCCCGCGCGCCTTCGCGCTCGACGGCGCCTTCGGCAGCCACGTGCGCGCGCTGGCGGCGCGGCGTGCCGCGGCCGCGGCGCGCGGACCGCAGCGCGACTGGCAACTCGCGGCCACCCTTGCCGCGGCGCTGGCGGACCGCCTCGGCATACCCGCCGACCGCGACGTGTTCCCGCTGTCGGCCGTAGACGCCTACCTGCGCGCCAACCTGTCCGCGCCGCTGCGCGTGCCGGAACTGGCGGGGCATTTCGGCTGGAGCGTGCGGCGCTTCCAGACCCTGTTCGCCGAGGCCTTCGGCGATACCCCGCACCGCTACCAGACCCGCCTGCGGCTGGACCGCGCGCTGCAGTGGCTGTCGAACTCAGCGTTGCCGCTGGCCGAGATCGCGCTGATGTCCGGCTACCCGGACCAGACCACCTTCACGCGCAGCTTCACCCGGCGCTTCGGGCTGCCGCCGGGAGCGTGGCGGGCGGCCACGCCTGGCTGA
- a CDS encoding BPL-N domain-containing protein: MPRPQILTYVDAGASDWTACLMRTIGHQLPAGAYELRAVMANEIRHDATLFDDAVMFVMPGGADLPYCALLNGAPNTRIRRFVEEGGVYLGICAGAYYACRELAFHAGTRGAICGPRELRLVDAVAVGSLPELTGGKLYDGTPRTTAAVELRTTDKLTDVPLSLYTHYHGGCRFDFADAPAPGTEVLAVYAGIPGSPPAIVSAQVGKGRALLTGVHLEISERECKDALRGHSDMSQYLHVCDRLADTGDARLAVFRRLLALGGLALG, from the coding sequence ATGCCCAGGCCCCAGATCCTTACCTATGTCGACGCCGGCGCTTCCGACTGGACCGCATGCCTGATGCGGACCATCGGCCATCAGCTTCCCGCCGGGGCCTACGAACTCCGTGCGGTCATGGCAAACGAGATCCGGCACGACGCCACGCTCTTCGATGATGCGGTGATGTTCGTCATGCCGGGCGGCGCCGACCTGCCCTATTGCGCCTTGCTCAACGGCGCGCCGAACACGCGCATCCGGCGGTTTGTCGAGGAAGGCGGCGTCTATCTGGGAATCTGCGCGGGCGCCTACTACGCGTGCCGCGAGCTGGCCTTTCATGCCGGCACCCGTGGCGCAATCTGCGGCCCGCGCGAACTGCGCCTGGTGGATGCGGTGGCAGTCGGCTCGCTGCCTGAACTGACCGGCGGCAAGCTCTATGACGGCACGCCGCGCACCACGGCCGCGGTGGAGCTGCGGACCACGGACAAGCTGACGGACGTCCCGCTATCGCTTTACACCCACTACCACGGTGGCTGCCGCTTCGACTTCGCCGACGCTCCCGCCCCCGGGACCGAAGTCCTGGCCGTCTATGCCGGGATTCCCGGCTCGCCGCCCGCCATCGTCAGCGCACAGGTGGGCAAGGGCCGCGCGCTGCTGACCGGGGTCCATCTGGAAATTTCGGAACGCGAGTGCAAGGATGCCTTGCGTGGACACAGCGATATGTCCCAATACCTGCACGTGTGCGACCGGCTGGCGGACACCGGCGATGCACGCCTGGCGGTGTTTCGCCGCCTGCTGGCGCTGGGTGGGCTTGCGCTCGGCTGA
- a CDS encoding DMT family transporter, with the protein MPRPLSTAAWLPAAAFVLIWSTGFIVGKAIVPLADTSLFLLGRFAVAGLMFVGWSLAARAAWPPLREAPRHLLAGALMQGLYLCAGYGAIAQGLPPAIMALLGALQPLLTALLAIPLLKELPSRRTWQGLALGALGVALVVAPAMQAGLDGAARPLSPWIVLLGVLAIVSITMGTLLQKTAIATCDLRASSAWQSLGALLVAAAMVAVQAAGAPLHWHGAPALWAGLAWAAVGLSGAGTWLLVSLVRRGQAANAAALMFLAPPLAALQAWLLFGERLSGVQALGMAVAGAGVWLCQTRGRMRHAEAR; encoded by the coding sequence ATGCCCCGCCCCCTGTCCACTGCCGCCTGGCTGCCCGCCGCGGCCTTTGTCCTGATCTGGTCCACTGGCTTTATCGTCGGCAAGGCGATCGTGCCGCTGGCCGATACCAGCCTGTTCCTGCTGGGCCGCTTTGCCGTGGCCGGGCTGATGTTCGTGGGCTGGTCGCTGGCGGCGCGCGCGGCATGGCCGCCGCTGCGCGAGGCGCCGCGCCACCTGCTGGCCGGCGCGCTGATGCAGGGCCTCTACCTGTGCGCCGGCTACGGCGCCATCGCCCAGGGCCTGCCGCCGGCGATCATGGCCCTGCTGGGCGCGCTGCAGCCGCTGCTGACCGCGCTGCTTGCCATCCCCCTGCTGAAAGAGCTACCTTCCAGGCGGACCTGGCAAGGGCTGGCACTGGGTGCGCTCGGCGTCGCGCTGGTGGTTGCACCGGCGATGCAGGCCGGCCTGGACGGCGCGGCCCGCCCGCTCTCGCCGTGGATCGTGCTGCTGGGCGTGCTGGCCATTGTCTCCATCACCATGGGAACCCTCTTGCAGAAGACCGCCATCGCCACCTGTGACCTGCGCGCCAGCTCGGCCTGGCAGAGCCTGGGCGCCCTGCTGGTCGCCGCCGCGATGGTGGCGGTCCAGGCAGCCGGCGCGCCGCTGCACTGGCACGGCGCGCCAGCACTGTGGGCCGGCCTGGCCTGGGCTGCCGTGGGCCTGTCCGGCGCCGGCACCTGGCTGCTGGTCAGCCTGGTGCGGCGCGGCCAGGCCGCCAATGCCGCGGCGCTGATGTTCCTGGCGCCGCCGCTGGCGGCGCTGCAGGCCTGGCTGCTGTTCGGCGAGCGCCTGAGCGGGGTGCAGGCGCTGGGCATGGCGGTGGCCGGGGCCGGCGTCTGGCTGTGCCAGACCCGGGGCAGGATGCGGCATGCCGAAGCCCGCTGA
- a CDS encoding DUF1800 domain-containing protein — protein MDPAQHPIPPGRGRLAAWGAAVALALAASLAGCAQLTAGAGNADGHGATAADLRWLNTVTYGADQASLDALRRLGRKGFLAQQLAMPLADPPELAAAIAALPNLRDGAAAQVQAAREARQRIDALPDDASRQQARQALNLQGREIVADVARRHLLRALYSPAQLREQMTWFWMNHFNVYAGKGQVGLLLADYEERVIRPHALGRFRDLLMATVTAPAMLVYLDNAQSSVNRVNENYARELMELHTLGVSGGPSGSRYTQQDVQELARVLTGVGVNLRGTPLPRLPPARAGLYRSDGLFEFHPARHDFGAKMLLGQRIEPSGLDEVARAVSMLAREPATARFVSARLAAHFIADSPPAALVERMAQTFTRTDGDIAAVLRTMLLAPELDRQADLSPRKFKDPMVYVVSSLRLAYEGRPVANLRPVMNWLNQLGEPLYGHVAPDGYPSAESAWASSGQMVRRFEIARAIGSGPAGLFAGDGAVPRGARFPTIGNKLYYEAIDATLGPATRAALAQAESQAEWNTMLLASPEWMQR, from the coding sequence ATGGATCCAGCGCAGCATCCGATACCGCCCGGCCGCGGGCGCCTCGCCGCGTGGGGCGCCGCCGTCGCGCTGGCGCTGGCCGCGTCGCTGGCCGGCTGTGCCCAACTGACGGCCGGGGCCGGCAACGCCGACGGCCATGGCGCCACAGCCGCCGACCTGCGCTGGCTCAATACCGTCACCTATGGCGCCGACCAGGCTTCGCTGGACGCGCTGCGCCGGCTGGGCCGCAAGGGCTTCCTCGCGCAGCAACTGGCGATGCCTCTGGCCGATCCTCCCGAACTGGCCGCCGCCATTGCCGCCTTGCCCAACCTGCGCGACGGCGCCGCGGCGCAGGTCCAGGCCGCGCGCGAGGCACGCCAGCGCATCGACGCCCTGCCTGACGACGCCAGCCGCCAGCAGGCGCGCCAGGCGCTCAACCTGCAGGGCCGCGAGATCGTGGCCGATGTGGCGCGGCGCCACCTGCTGCGCGCCTTGTATTCCCCGGCGCAGCTGCGCGAGCAGATGACGTGGTTCTGGATGAACCATTTCAATGTCTACGCGGGCAAGGGCCAGGTCGGGCTGCTGCTGGCCGACTACGAAGAGCGCGTCATCCGCCCGCACGCACTGGGCCGGTTCCGCGACCTGCTGATGGCCACGGTGACCGCGCCGGCGATGCTGGTCTATCTCGACAATGCCCAGAGCAGCGTCAACCGCGTCAATGAAAACTACGCGCGCGAACTGATGGAGCTGCATACGCTGGGGGTTTCCGGCGGGCCCAGCGGCTCGCGCTATACGCAGCAGGACGTGCAGGAACTGGCGCGCGTGCTGACCGGCGTGGGCGTGAACCTGCGCGGCACGCCGCTGCCCAGGCTGCCGCCGGCGCGCGCCGGCCTGTACCGCAGCGACGGGCTGTTCGAGTTCCATCCCGCGCGCCACGACTTCGGCGCCAAGATGCTGCTGGGCCAGCGCATCGAGCCGTCCGGCCTGGACGAAGTGGCGCGCGCGGTGTCGATGCTGGCGCGCGAGCCGGCCACGGCGCGCTTTGTCAGTGCCCGGCTGGCGGCCCACTTTATCGCCGACAGCCCGCCTGCCGCGCTGGTCGAGCGCATGGCGCAGACCTTCACGCGTACCGACGGCGATATCGCCGCGGTGCTGCGCACCATGTTGCTGGCGCCCGAACTGGACCGGCAAGCGGACCTGTCCCCGCGCAAGTTCAAGGATCCGATGGTCTATGTGGTGTCGTCGCTGCGGCTGGCGTACGAGGGCCGCCCGGTGGCCAACCTGCGCCCGGTGATGAACTGGCTGAACCAACTCGGCGAGCCGCTGTACGGCCACGTGGCCCCCGACGGCTACCCCTCGGCGGAAAGCGCGTGGGCCAGTTCGGGGCAGATGGTGCGGCGCTTCGAGATTGCGCGGGCGATCGGCTCCGGGCCGGCGGGGTTGTTCGCGGGCGATGGCGCCGTGCCGCGCGGCGCGCGCTTCCCGACGATCGGCAACAAGCTGTATTACGAGGCCATCGACGCCACTCTGGGACCCGCCACGCGCGCCGCGCTGGCCCAGGCCGAGTCGCAGGCCGAATGGAACACGATGCTGCTGGCTTCGCCCGAATGGATGCAGCGCTGA
- a CDS encoding DMT family transporter translates to MAWIFLVIAGVLEVLWAYSMKLSEGFSRPGYSAITLVAMIASFALLSLSMKSLPLGTAYTIWTGIGAVGAFLVGLFVLGEPASAVRILAAGLIVSGLVMMKLAS, encoded by the coding sequence ATGGCCTGGATATTTCTCGTCATCGCCGGGGTACTCGAAGTGCTCTGGGCGTACTCCATGAAGCTGTCCGAAGGCTTTTCACGCCCCGGCTACTCGGCCATCACGCTGGTGGCCATGATTGCCAGCTTCGCCCTGCTCTCCCTGTCCATGAAAAGCCTGCCGCTCGGCACGGCCTACACCATCTGGACCGGCATCGGCGCCGTTGGCGCGTTCCTGGTGGGATTGTTCGTGCTGGGCGAGCCGGCCAGCGCGGTCAGGATCCTGGCGGCGGGGCTGATTGTCAGCGGGCTGGTGATGATGAAGCTGGCTTCCTGA
- a CDS encoding DUF1501 domain-containing protein: MQRRQWLRTMGGAALGLALPAIASRVYALPAQADARFLLVFLRGGYDAASVLVPAGSDFYYAARPNIAIRRPPAPGADADPKAAVALASAFGADNAARGIGDWALHPALAPTLLPLWQQGQLAFVPFAGTHDLSRSHFETQDGIEAGLPGHDESRQPVAALRGSGFLNRLAQAMGGQAAPVAFTDGLPLVLSGPRDVPNVSLKGTGRAPFDARQARLLAQMYRGTRFESLIDEGFELRETVARQAQAEAPGGGMGGMAGAGPATMASRQQEMQAASRRALSARGFEVEARRMAGLMQERFNLGFIDVGGWDTHVNQGGAQGQLAGLLDNLGRGLSAFAAEMGPAWHKTTVVVLSEFGRTFRENGTRGTDHGHGTVYWVLGGTVRGGRIAGEQVAVEAATLNQDRDWPVRNEYRALLGALFRRLYGLDAARLAQVFPGVAGRDIGLV; this comes from the coding sequence ATGCAACGCCGACAATGGCTCAGGACGATGGGTGGCGCCGCGCTGGGGCTGGCACTGCCCGCCATCGCCTCGCGCGTCTATGCGCTGCCCGCGCAGGCCGATGCGCGCTTCCTGCTGGTATTCCTGCGCGGCGGCTATGACGCCGCCAGCGTGCTGGTGCCGGCCGGCAGCGATTTCTACTACGCGGCGCGGCCCAATATCGCCATCCGCCGCCCGCCCGCGCCGGGCGCCGACGCCGACCCCAAGGCCGCGGTGGCGCTGGCATCCGCCTTTGGCGCCGACAACGCCGCGCGGGGGATAGGCGACTGGGCCCTGCACCCGGCGCTGGCGCCGACCTTGCTGCCGTTGTGGCAGCAGGGCCAGCTGGCCTTCGTGCCGTTTGCCGGCACGCACGACCTGTCGCGCAGCCACTTCGAGACCCAGGACGGCATCGAGGCCGGCCTGCCCGGCCATGACGAAAGCCGCCAGCCCGTGGCCGCGCTGCGTGGCAGCGGCTTCCTCAACCGGCTGGCACAGGCCATGGGCGGCCAGGCCGCTCCGGTGGCGTTCACCGACGGGCTGCCACTGGTGCTGTCCGGCCCGCGCGACGTGCCCAATGTCTCGCTGAAGGGCACCGGCCGCGCGCCCTTCGACGCGCGCCAGGCCAGGCTGCTGGCGCAGATGTATCGCGGCACACGTTTCGAGTCACTGATCGACGAGGGCTTCGAGTTGCGCGAGACCGTCGCGCGCCAGGCGCAGGCGGAAGCGCCAGGCGGTGGCATGGGCGGCATGGCCGGCGCCGGCCCGGCCACCATGGCGTCGCGCCAGCAGGAGATGCAGGCCGCCAGCCGCCGCGCGCTCAGCGCGCGCGGCTTCGAGGTCGAGGCCCGGCGCATGGCGGGGCTGATGCAGGAGCGTTTCAACCTGGGCTTTATCGACGTGGGCGGCTGGGACACCCACGTCAACCAGGGCGGCGCGCAGGGCCAGCTGGCCGGGCTGCTCGACAACCTTGGCCGCGGCCTGTCCGCCTTTGCCGCGGAGATGGGCCCCGCATGGCACAAGACCACCGTGGTGGTGCTGTCCGAGTTCGGCCGCACCTTCCGCGAAAATGGCACGCGCGGCACCGACCATGGCCACGGCACGGTCTACTGGGTGCTGGGTGGCACCGTGCGCGGCGGGCGCATCGCCGGCGAGCAGGTCGCGGTGGAAGCCGCCACGCTCAACCAGGATCGCGACTGGCCGGTGCGCAACGAGTACCGGGCGCTGCTGGGCGCGCTGTTCCGCAGGTTGTACGGGCTCGATGCGGCGCGGCTGGCGCAGGTGTTTCCGGGGGTGGCGGGGCGGGATATCGGGTTGGTGTGA